The following are from one region of the Penaeus monodon isolate SGIC_2016 chromosome 19, NSTDA_Pmon_1, whole genome shotgun sequence genome:
- the LOC119584997 gene encoding uncharacterized protein LOC119584997, with translation MLAVDEDFVEQMRRVQVAVAVNIVRETPSHLTPRRYATNLLSVLARSLSANDQAENASRAARTPAKASHAPAQAACSEAPAPLAPSSLPATTPATTASRDGNSSAAVAQAFCTTQHSGDVEESARAAEGRISEAQQSIRRAEHPSERQAVYQHSLQTSVGDVYPMGMTRESQHPTKRATTVSHQSHTEAGTRDIAAQCPRKVEAGSQHSTKILTAVHHTAQTTRGSGHRRGAASAAQHTTEPGVLVQHPREMTTSTQTVLQTVRNTRRQRAAAGATRLSTWTGTTAQQPNQGTRASECLGEVAGAVQHFGFVHSRQTLHQQRLLSRLGAVSPQEQPREGDKSSELLHPKRQENWTFSSYQSLAAEIEREMEHFRAGMPVDWPKCREIAQILGDRVAAAQKADRGLEETCLGVTTKFVAMLLRAEREGPSPLLYDQRRHHDRTAYWWCVLGKVTGVVTPLCTAPPLMLRSGNILVETLINIVRTCARAGSEEDPSFELAYTIASVLSRVVARGGAAVLDDAKDRPSPRTSEEISQDVAAAGVPSLDAALAALESSLSRDSVHLFDGVLGSAIASPSVSSPLPTHSSSLSPEDAGARRFAMDARWHLLYWKSVLEDQCLALFSGSDDDALPMFILQLQEIVQTISRICQDTEEAVLMNHDME, from the exons GGAACAGATGCGCCGCGTGCAGGTGGCGGTGGCCGTCAACATCGTGCGGGAGACTCCTTCCCACCTCACCCCGCGACGCTATGCTACAAACCTCCTCTCCGTCCTCGCCAGG TCACTAAGCGCCAACGACCAGGCAGAGAATGCGTCACGAGCCGCCCGAACGCCCGCAAAGGCTTCCCACGCGCCTGCCCAGGCTGCTTGCTCGGAGGCGCCTGCACCATTAGCTCCATCATCTCTCCCGGCAACAACACCAGCGACAACAGCCTCGCGAGATGGCAACTCAAGCGCAGCTGTTGCACAAGCTTTCTGCACGACTCAGCATTCGGGAGACGTCGAGGAAAGCGCTAGGGCTGCTGAAGGGAGGATCAGTGAGGCTCAGCAGTCGATAAGACGGGCTGAGCATCCTTCGGAGAGGCAGGCAGTATATCAACATTCTTTGCAGACGTCAGTAGGAGATGTGTATCCTATGGGCATGACGAGGGAATCTCAGCATCCTACCAAGAGGGCAACAACAGTTTCACATCAATCACACACAGAGGCAGGAACTAGGGATATTGCAGCTCAATGTCCCAGGAAGGTAGAAGCAGGATCCCAGCATTCCACAAAGATATTGACAGCAGTCCATCATACTGCGCAGACGACTAGAGGAAGTGGGCATCGTAGGGGGGCGGCAAGTGCGGCGCAGCATACCACAGAGCCAGGGGTTTTAGTTCAGCATCCAAGGGAAATGACAACATCAACTCAAACTGTTTTGCAAACAGTTAGGAATACCCGGCGTCAAAGAGCGGCGGCAGGAGCAACTCGGCTCTCTACATGGACTGGAACAACTGCTCAGCAGCCTAATCAGGGCACGAGAGCAAGTGAATGTCTTGGAGAGGTAGCAGGAGCAGTCCAGCATTTTGGATTCGTACATTCTCGACAGACTTTACATCAACAAAGACTCCTGAGTCGACTTGGGGCCGTAAGTCCTCAGGAGCAACCCAGAGAGGGAGATAAATCCAGCGAGTTGCTGCATCCCAAGAGGCAAGAAAACTGGACTTTCAGTTCCTATCAATCACTGGCGGCAGAGATAGAGCGAGAAATGGAGCATTTTAGGGCTGGAATGCCAGTAGACTGGCCCAAGTGTCGCGAGATCGCCCAG ATCTTGGGCGATCGGGTGGCCGCGGCGCAGAAGGCGGACAGGGGCCTGGAGGAGACTTGTTTGGGCGTCACAACCAAGTTTGTTGCCATGCTCCTtagggcagagagagaagggcCATCTCCACTACTTTACGACCAGCGGCGGCACCACGACCGCACCGCATACTGG TGGTGCGTGTTAGGTAAGGTCACGGGCGTGGTGACCCCTCTATGCACGGCACCTCCTCTGATGCTGAGGTCAGGAAATATCCTCGTCGAGACGCTGATCAACATCGTGCGcacat GCGCGAGGGCAGGCTCGGAGGAGGACCCGAGCTTCGAACTGGCCTACACGATCGCCTCCGTTCTGAGCAGGGTCGTCGCGCGCGGCGGGGCAGCCGTGTTGG ACGATGCGAAGGATCGCCCTTCTCCTAGGACTTCCGAGGAAATCTCGCAGGACGTGGCTGCGGCTGGCGTGCCCTCCCTGGACGCGGCGCTGGCGGCTTTAGAGTCCTCCCTCTCCCGAGACTCGGTTCATCTCTTCGACGGCGTCCTCGGCTCGGCCATCGCCAGTCCCTCCGTGagctcccctcttcccacccactCCAGCAGCCTCTCTCCGGAGGACGCCGGCGCCCGCAGGTTCGCTATGGACGCCCGATGGCACCTGCTGTACTGGAAGTCCGTGCTAGAGGACCAGTGCCTCGCCCTGTTCTCGGGCAGCGACGACGACGCGCTTCCGATGTTCATTCTGCAGCTGCAGGAAATTGTTCAGACGATCAGTCGCATCTGCCAGGATACGGAGGAGGCTGTACTCATGAACCACGATATGGAATAA